Proteins encoded together in one Equus asinus isolate D_3611 breed Donkey chromosome 12, EquAss-T2T_v2, whole genome shotgun sequence window:
- the SDR16C5 gene encoding epidermal retinol dehydrogenase 2 isoform X5, translating into MWRPRQKRKGARAHVARDLGGPTPAGRGRRPLGEVSGGRWDKSLNLAQRRARVPVSLAGERGFSAGSEGSVSGVKREVGDISILINNAGIVTGKNFLDCPDELIEKSFDVNFKAHLWTYKAFLPAMIANDHGHLVCISSSAGLTGVNGLADYCASKFAAFGFAEAVFAETVAQKQMGIKTTIVCPLLINTGMFEGCTTKFPSLLPVLEPEYAVRKIVDAILQEKVYLYIPRVLYFLVFLKSILSSKIATLLFEYLGIFNVMDGFVGKKKKD; encoded by the exons ATGTGGCGGCCGAGGCAAAAAAGGAAGGGAGCGCGGGCCCACGTGGCGCGGGACCTGGGCGGCCCCACCCCTGCGGGGCGCGGCCGGCGGCCCTTGGGCGAGGTTTCCGGCGGACGCTGGGATAAATCCTTGAACCTCGCTCAGCGGCGAGCCAGGGTCCCGGTGTCCTTGGCAGGCGAGCGCGGCTTCTCGGCGGGCAGCGAGGGCAGCGTATCCGGG GTTAAGAGAGAAGTTGGTGACATTTCCATCCTCATCAACAATGCTGGAATCGTAACTGGCAAAAACTTCCTCGACTGCCCGGATGAGCTTATAGAAAAGTCTTTTGATGTGAATTTCAAAGCACATTTATgg ACTTATAAAGCCTTTCTACCTGCTATGATTGCAAATGACCATGGACATTTGGTTTGCATTTCAAGTTCAGCTGGATTAACTGGAGTAAATGGACTGGCAG attATTGTGCAAGTAAATTTGCAGCCTTTGGATTTGCTGAAGCTGTGTTTGCAGAAACAGTCGCTCAGAAACAAATGGGGATCAAAACCACTATTGTGTGCCCACTTTTAATAAACACTGGAATGTTTGAAGGTTGTACCACTAA GTTTCCTTCTCTGTTACCAGTTCTGGAACCAGAATATGCAGTGAGAAAGATAGTAGATGCTATCTTGCAAGAGAAAGTGTACCTGTATATACCAAGGGTATTGTACTTCCTGgtgtttttaaaaag CATCCTTTCCAGCAAGATAGCAACACTTTTGTTTGAATATTTGGGTATCTTTAATGTAATGGATGGCTTCGttggcaaaaagaagaaagactaa
- the SDR16C5 gene encoding epidermal retinol dehydrogenase 2 isoform X3 — protein MAPDLNSTKDLFVFLGKSVFSVLEDMVFTLIPKPQKNVAGEIVLITGAGSGLGRLLALKFASLGSVLVLWDINKEGTEETCEMARAAGATRVYAYTCDCSQREEVYRVADEVKREVGDISILINNAGIVTGKNFLDCPDELIEKSFDVNFKAHLWTYKAFLPAMIANDHGHLVCISSSAGLTGVNGLADYCASKFAAFGFAEAVFAETVAQKQMGIKTTIVCPLLINTGMFEGCTTKFPSLLPVLEPEYAVRKIVDAILQEKVYLYIPRVLYFLVFLKSILSSKIATLLFEYLGIFNVMDGFVGKKKKD, from the exons ATGGCGCCCGACCTGAACTCAACAAAGGACTTGTTCGTTTTCTTAGGAAAATCAGTGTTTAGTGTTCTGGAGGACATGGTTTTTACCTTAATCCCAAAGCCACAGAAGAACGTTGCTGGTGAAATAGTGCTCATAACAGGTGCTGGGAGTGGACTCGGAAGGCTCCTAGCCCTCAAATTTGCCAGCCTTGGATCTGTGCTTGTTCTCTGGGACATCAACAAGGAGGGGACCGAGGAGACATGCGAGATGGCTCGGGCAGCTGGAGCCACGAGAGTTTATGCCTACACCTGTGATTGCAGTCAAAGAGAAGAAGTGTATAGGGTGGCCGATGAG GTTAAGAGAGAAGTTGGTGACATTTCCATCCTCATCAACAATGCTGGAATCGTAACTGGCAAAAACTTCCTCGACTGCCCGGATGAGCTTATAGAAAAGTCTTTTGATGTGAATTTCAAAGCACATTTATgg ACTTATAAAGCCTTTCTACCTGCTATGATTGCAAATGACCATGGACATTTGGTTTGCATTTCAAGTTCAGCTGGATTAACTGGAGTAAATGGACTGGCAG attATTGTGCAAGTAAATTTGCAGCCTTTGGATTTGCTGAAGCTGTGTTTGCAGAAACAGTCGCTCAGAAACAAATGGGGATCAAAACCACTATTGTGTGCCCACTTTTAATAAACACTGGAATGTTTGAAGGTTGTACCACTAA GTTTCCTTCTCTGTTACCAGTTCTGGAACCAGAATATGCAGTGAGAAAGATAGTAGATGCTATCTTGCAAGAGAAAGTGTACCTGTATATACCAAGGGTATTGTACTTCCTGgtgtttttaaaaag CATCCTTTCCAGCAAGATAGCAACACTTTTGTTTGAATATTTGGGTATCTTTAATGTAATGGATGGCTTCGttggcaaaaagaagaaagactaa
- the SDR16C5 gene encoding epidermal retinol dehydrogenase 2 isoform X4: protein MAPDLNSTKDLFVFLGKSVFSVLEDMVFTLIPKPQKNVAGEIVLITGAGSGLGRLLALKFASLGSVLVLWDINKEGTEETCEMARAAGATRVYAYTCDCSQREEVYRVADEVKREVGDISILINNAGIVTGKNFLDCPDELIEKSFDVNFKAHLWTYKAFLPAMIANDHGHLVCISSSAGLTGVNGLADYCASKFAAFGFAEAVFAETVAQKQMGIKTTIVCPLLINTGMFEGCTTKFPSLLPVLEPEYAVRKIVDAILQEKVYLYIPRVLYFLVFLKRILVLGPSFRELYIAPEKAWKPEEVR from the exons ATGGCGCCCGACCTGAACTCAACAAAGGACTTGTTCGTTTTCTTAGGAAAATCAGTGTTTAGTGTTCTGGAGGACATGGTTTTTACCTTAATCCCAAAGCCACAGAAGAACGTTGCTGGTGAAATAGTGCTCATAACAGGTGCTGGGAGTGGACTCGGAAGGCTCCTAGCCCTCAAATTTGCCAGCCTTGGATCTGTGCTTGTTCTCTGGGACATCAACAAGGAGGGGACCGAGGAGACATGCGAGATGGCTCGGGCAGCTGGAGCCACGAGAGTTTATGCCTACACCTGTGATTGCAGTCAAAGAGAAGAAGTGTATAGGGTGGCCGATGAG GTTAAGAGAGAAGTTGGTGACATTTCCATCCTCATCAACAATGCTGGAATCGTAACTGGCAAAAACTTCCTCGACTGCCCGGATGAGCTTATAGAAAAGTCTTTTGATGTGAATTTCAAAGCACATTTATgg ACTTATAAAGCCTTTCTACCTGCTATGATTGCAAATGACCATGGACATTTGGTTTGCATTTCAAGTTCAGCTGGATTAACTGGAGTAAATGGACTGGCAG attATTGTGCAAGTAAATTTGCAGCCTTTGGATTTGCTGAAGCTGTGTTTGCAGAAACAGTCGCTCAGAAACAAATGGGGATCAAAACCACTATTGTGTGCCCACTTTTAATAAACACTGGAATGTTTGAAGGTTGTACCACTAA GTTTCCTTCTCTGTTACCAGTTCTGGAACCAGAATATGCAGTGAGAAAGATAGTAGATGCTATCTTGCAAGAGAAAGTGTACCTGTATATACCAAGGGTATTGTACTTCCTGgtgtttttaaaaag GATATTAGTTCTGGGCCCCAGTTTCAGAGAGCTCTACATAGCTCCTGAGAAGGCTTGGAAACCTGAAGAAGTTCGGTGA